From the genome of Thauera chlorobenzoica:
CATCGTATGCAACTGCCTGGATGTCGCCGAGGCCGACATCGCCGCGGCGATCGCCGGTGGCGATGACTTTCAGGCGCTGCAGCAAAAGCTCCGCTGCGGCAGCTCCTGCGGCTCCTGCGTGGCCGAGATCCGCAGGATGCTTCGGGCATCGGGACGGTAGCCCCGGCGGGCGGCGCGTGCTTCCGCTCCATCCCAGAGACATGACGAAAACGTGTACGATTGGCGCCCGGCCGGGACGCCGACAAAACAACGATTTCGCCTGGAGACGCGATGCTTTCGAAGATGAGGGTGGCCACCAAACTGACGATTGGGTTCGGACTGGTGATCGTGCTGCTGCTCGCGGTATCGGCGATCAGCCTGCTGCGCATGAGCGAGCTGAACGGCCAGTTGCACGTCGTCGGCGGGCAGTTGTGGCCGCGGGTGGCGATGCTGGGGGAAGTCCGCCACGAATCGAACACGATCGCGATCGCCCTGCGCAGCATGATGCTGGCCGAAAACGGGGCCGATCGGGCACGCAGCCGCGAGGTGGTGATGGCCGGGCGGCAGTCGATCAATGAAAATCTCGAGCGCCTGGACCAGCTCGCGACCCATCCGCGCGACCGGGAACTGCTCGAGGCGATCCGGCGCGAGCGTGCGCGTTACATCGTCGGGCAGGATCAACTGATCGAGCTCATTTCGAACGAGCACCTGCCCGAGGCGCGCGCCTACCTGAACAACGCGCTGCGGCCGCAGCTGGCCGACTACCAGAGCGCGATCGCGGCGGCGGCGGAGTTCCAGAGCCAGTCGCTGCATGCCGGCATCGACCAGGCCGCCACCGCCACCGAGGCGGCGCGGCTGCAGGTGCTCGTTTCCGCCGGGGCGGCCCTGGTCGTGGCCCTGCTCGCCGGCTTCCTGATCATGCGCAGCCTGGCACGCGAGATGGGGGGCGAGCCGGGCTATGCGGCCAAGGTCGCGCACCGGGTCGCGGAAGGCGACTTTACCGCGAAGGTGGTGTTGCGCTCCGGAGACCGCACGAGCCTGCTCGCGGCGATGAAGGAGATGGTCGGCAAGCTGTCGATGGCATTCGGCGAGATCCATGCCGCCGGTGGCGCGCTCGTTGCCGCCTCGGAGGAAGTGGGCACGTCCGTGCAGCAGCAGGCGGCGATGTCGAGCCAGATGTCTTCGGCGGTGGCCGAAATCACCTCGACGATGGAGGAATTTTCCGCCTCCTCGTCGGAGATCGCCCAGAACGCCGCGGTGGTGGTCGACATGGCGCAACAGACCCTGGCCAACAGCCGCAAGGGGGCAGAAGGCGTGCGCATGGTGCTCGAGCGCATGGAGGACATCCGCAACGACAACGAGCACAACCTGCGCGAGATCATGGCCCTGGGCGCGCGCTCGAAGGAAATCGGCCGGATCATGGAGATCATCAACGCGGTCGCGGACCAGACCCGGTTGATCGCGTTCAACGCCGCGCTCGAAGCGTCCAGCGCCGGCGAGGCCGGCCGGCGCTTTTCCGTGGTGGCGGCGGAGATCCGCCGTCTGGCCGACAGCGTCGCCGACTCCTCGGAAGATGTCGCGGCCAAGGTCGGCGAGATCCAGGACTCGATCAACCGCCTGGTCGTCACCTCCGAGAAGAGCGCGAGCGTGATCGTGGCCGGCACCGAAGCCAGCGACGAGGCGGCGCACAACCTCGACGAGATCCTCGAAACCGCAGCCGGCACCGACAGCGCGGCGCAGCAGATTTCGCTCGCCACCCAGCAGCAGAAGACCGCGAGCACCCAGGTCGTGGTGGCGCTGCGCGAGATCGTCGGCGCCAACCGCCACGGCGCCCAATCCACCGAGCGCGTCGTCCAGGTGGGCAAGGAGCTGAAGCGGCTGGCGGCGGACCTGTTCGAAACCACCCGCCGCTTCAGGTACGGAGACGATGACGGCGGGGGCCGCCGTGCCGACGCGGCGGCGCCCGGGGCATGAATCCTGCCGCCCTCCAGCGGCCGCTGCGCGTGCTCGTGGCCGACGACAGTGCGGTGGCGCGCGGCGTCATCCGCGCCTGCCTCGAGCGTGACCGGAGCATCGAGATCGTCGCCGAGGCCGGCAACGGCTTGCAGGCGGTGGAGCTGGCGCAGACGCTGCGCCCGGACCTGGTGACGATGGACCTCGACATGCCGGTGCTGGGCGGGCTCGATGCGATCGAGCGGATCATGGCGCATCGCGCCGTGCCGATCCTGGTGATCACCAGCGCCGACGCCGCCGCGATTGCCGGCGAGGCGATCCAGCGCGGAGCGCTCGAAGTCGTCCGCAAGCCCCGCTGCAGCGAAGAGGGAGCGCGCGATCTCGTCGCCCGCATCCGCCTGCTCGCCGGCGTGCCGGTGATCACCCGGCGCTTCCGCATCGACCCGGAGCCGTCCGCGCCGCCACCCGGTTTCGCGCCGCACCGGCCCGTTCCGGCGCCGGCGGGGGAGGGCGCGAAGGGGCGCATCGTCGCCATCGCCGCCTCGACCGGTGGCCCCCAGGCGCTGGCCCGCATCCTGCCCCGGCTGCCGTCCACTTTCCGCGCCCCGGTGGTGATCGCCCAGCACATCTCCGAGGGCTTCGCCGAGGGGATGGTGGGGTGGCTGGCGGGACTGTGCGCGCTGCCGGTCGTGCTCGCCTGCGACGGCCAGCGGCTCGAGGCCGGGCACGTCTATGTTTCGCCGCCCGAGCGCAATCTGGTGGTCACCGCTGCCCGCCGCCTGGCGCTGGTCGAGCCCTCGGCGACCGATGTCCACCACCCGAGCTGTGATGTTCTGCTGTATTCGGTGGCCAAGGTGTTCGGTGCCGGTGCGATCGGCGTGATCCTGTCGGGCATGGGGCGCGATGGTGCCCGCGGCCTGGGCGCGCTGCGCGCGGCCGGTGGGGTCACGATCGCCCAGGATGAAGCCTCGTCGGTAGTGTTCGGGATGAACCGGATGGCGATCGAGCAGGGGGCGGTGGAGCGCGTGCTGCCTGTGGACCGGATCGGCGACGAGATCCTGGCGCTGCTTGCAGACCGGAGACGGCGATGAGCCAGGCGCCGCTCGATGCCATCGGCGAGCTGATCGCCGCGCGTTTCGGACTCGTGTTCGAGGGGGCGGCGGGACGACGCCTGGCGAGCGCGGTGGCGGCCCGCATCGAGGCCCGCCAGCTGGCCGGCGCGGCCCGCTATCTGGCCCTGCTCGAGGACGATGAGGACGAGCAGCGAACGCTGGCCGAGCAGCTGACCGTGCATGAAACCTATTTCTTCCGGGAGGCGGAACAGATCCGTTTTGTCGCGGATACCCTCGTTCCGCGCCTGCTGGCGACAGGAAAGGACGGCATGCCGCTGCGCATCCTCAGCGCCGGCTGCTCTTCGGGGGAGGAGCCGTATTCGCTGGCGATCGCGCTGTTCGAGCGGTACCGCGAGCGTACCCCCGAGCTGTTTTCGATCACCGCCGGTGATCTCTCCCGGCCCATGTTGGCGCGGGCGCGTCAGGCGCAGTACTCGGAGTTTTCCTTTCGCGGGGTCGATGCGGAGCTCCGTGCGCGCTATTTCGACTTCGCCGGCGGCCACTACCGGCTGCGGCCCTTCGTGCGGGCGGTGGTCGGCTTTTGCGAGCTCAACCTGATCGAGCCCGCTTTCCCCGAAGGGACAGCGCCCTTCGACATCGTGTTCATGCGCAACGTCAGCATCTATTTCGAGAAGGCGGTCCGGCGCCGGATTCTCGAGGCCCTCGCCGGCTGGATGCGGCCCGGTGCGCTGCTGGTCACCGGGGTCGCGGAGACGCTCGCCAACGACCTCGGCGTGTTCGAGCTCGTCGAGGAAGCGGGGCTGTTCCATTTTTCCCGTCCGTCGGCGCCGTCCGCCGGGGGGCGCATTGCCTCCGCCGGGCGGGAGGGCGTGCGCACACCGGATGGCAGGGGGCGGATGCCTCCTTTCGTGCGTACGCCGACCAGCGCGCCGCCGCGTCCGCCCCTGAAACCCGGGTTGCGGCCGGCAATCGCGGCCCGGCCGGCGCGCACCGGGCCGGTTTTGCGCGCGCGCGCCGCTCCTCCCGTGGGGGGCGCTGCGCCGCTCGACCTGGGCGAATTGATCGGGCTGGTGCACGACGAACGCTATGAGCAGGCCTGGCCGCTGGTATCGGTGCGCCTGCAGGCCGACCCCGAGGATCATGCGGCACTGCTGCTCGGGGCCTACATCAGCCTCAACCGGCAACGTTTCGACGAAGCGAGGGCGGCGGCCCTGGGGGCGCTCGCACGCGATGCGTGGTCGGTGGAGGCGCATTACCTGCTCGGGCTGATCGACAAGTGGCGTGGCGAGCTGACGGCTGCGGCGGAATGGTTCAAGAAGGCGGTTTATCTGAACCGGCACTGCTGGCCGGCCCATTTCCACCTCGGCAGCCTCTATGCACAGCAGGGCGAAGTCACTGCCGCGCGGCGCGCCTGGCGGGCGGTGCTGCAGCTGCTCGACGCCGCAGGTGGGGGCGGCCCGGGTATCGCCATCCTCCCCGTCGGCCTGCGCCCGGCGGAAGTGCGCTTTCTCTGCGAGCGCCGTCTGGGCGGTGAATTGCAGCTGTCCGGAAGCGGAGGCTGAGGGCGGTGGCGATCGACATCGGCCGCTTCATGGATCGTTTCGTCGAGGAGGCGAGGGAGCACCTCGGCCGCCTCGGGGCAGGCGTGGCTGCCCTGGAAGCCGGCCACGCCGATGCCGAGCTGATCAATGCCCTGTTCCGCTCCGCGCATACGGTGAAGGGCTCGTCGCGGATGCTCAAGCTGACGCCGGTCACCGAGACGGCCCATCTTCTGGAGGATGTGCTCGGCGCCTTGCGCGAAGGCCGGGTGCGCTTCGATCGCCGTCTTGCGGGCGCGCTTTATCAAGGCGTCGATGCGATCGCGGCGCAGGTCGACAGCCTGGCCGCCACCCGCGACGCGACCGCCTTGCCGGCGCCCGCTGCGGCGCTGTGCGCCGCCCTGGCGGCTGCGGCGGCGCCCGATTCCGCATCCGACCCCGGAAATCCGCTGCAGCAGCCAGCCGGGGACGCCGCGGATGCGCCCGGCCAGGCCGGCGACGGCGGCAACGCGGAGGCCGCGCGCGGACGCCAGGCCGGGATCGATACGGTACGGATCCGGGTGGACAAGCTCGACGAGCTCATCGGCCTGATGGGCGAATTCGCTTCCTCGCAGGCGCGGGTGCGGGAGTGGGCGGCGCAGGCGCATGCGCTCGAACGCGAACTGGAACGCGGCATCGCCGATGCTTCCCGCCTGCCTGCGGTGCACGAGCGCATGCGCGCTTTTGGCCGGACGCTGCGCGACGGCGTCCGCACCCAGGACATGATGATCGGCGCCCTCCACGAGCGCACGCTGGTGATGCGCATGCTGCCGCTGGGGGTCATCTTCGATTCGATGGGGCGGATGATGCGCGATTTCGCCCGCTCGCTCGGCAAGGACGTGGAGTTCGTCGTCCGCGGCAGTGAAATCGAGCTCGACCGCCAGGTCATCGACAAGCTCTCCGATCCGCTCGTCCATCTGCTGCGCAACGCCGTCGATCACGGGTTGGAGCCGCCCGCGGCGCGGCGGCGCAGCGGCAAGGCGGAGCGGGGGCGGGTCGAACTCGTCGCGCGCCAGGACGGGGCGCATGCGGTGATCGAAGTCGCCGACGACGGTGCCGGTATCGACCTCGACGCGGTGCGCGACAAGGCGCTGGCGCGCGGGCTGATCGACGCCGGCGAGGCCGCGGCCCTGTCGGAAAAGGCGGTGATCGACCTGTTGTTCCTTCCCGGCTTTTCCACCGCCGGAATCATCACCGACGTCTCCGGGCGGGGGGTCGGGCTCGATGTGGTCAGGCAGACCCTGGCCGAGGAGCTCTCCGGCGAGATCGGGGTGCATTCCCGTCCCGGACAGGGTATGCGCTTCGTGCTGCGCCTGCCGCTGAGCCTGGCCCGGCTGCGGATGCTGCTGGTCGAGGTCGCGGGTCATCCGTTCGGCATTCCCGCGCATGGCGTGAGCGAGATCGTCCGCCGGCCGGCGGAGGCCTTGCTGAAGGTGGCCGAGCGCAGTGCGGTGATCGTGCGCAACGAGTTCGTTCCGGTCGTGGCGCTGGATGCGCTGCTCGGCTTGCCGCCGCGGCCGGCGAGCGGTGGCGGAGCGCTGCTGCTGGTGCTGAGCGTGCGTGGCGACAAGATCGCGCTGCGGGTCGATGCCCTGCTCGACGAGCGCGACATGGTGATCAAGCCGCTTCCGGCGATGCTCGCGCCGGCCCGCTTCGTCACCGGCGTGGTCGAGACCGGCAGCGGGGCACTGGCCTGCGTGCTCCATGCGCCGGCGTTGTTCGTGCATGCGCGCCATGCCGGCGCCGACGCGCCGCGCCGGGCGCCGGGCGGCGCTGCGGGGAACGCCCGCCGCCTGCTGGTGGTGGATGATTCGCTCAATACCCGTGAGCTCGAAAAGGAAGTGCTCGAAGCCCATGGCTACCTGGTCACGCTCGCCGAGGACGGGGTCGATGGCCTGGCCAAGGCGCTGGCCGAAGACTTCGACGCGGTGCTGACCGACGTCGAGATGCCGCGGATGGACGGTTTCTCGCTGACCGCGCGGCTGCGGGAGGAAGAGCGCTACCGGCACCGGCCGATCCTGATCATCACTTCCCGCGAGCGCGACGAAGACAAGCGGCGCGGCATGCAGGTCGGCGCCGACGCCTACATCGTCAAGGGCGACTTCGATCAGCGCAGCCTGGTCGAAACCCTGAAAACCCTGCTGGCCTGAACGGCCGGCGCCTGGAGATCAACCGTGCGGATCCTGATCGTGGATGACGACCCTTTTGCCGGCCAGGTGGCGGCGGCGATCCTGGAAGAACTGGGTCATGACACCATGCTGTGCGAGAATGCGCCCGATGCCGTTGGACAACTGGGAGAGGGCGGAAACGTCGACCTGATCGTGTGCGACATGAACATGCCCCTGATCAGCGGGATCGAGCTGTTCCGTGAACTACGCGCCCAGGATTGCCGCATTCCCTTCGTCCTCCTCAGCGGAGACGATCCGGCCGGCCTGCTTGCCGCCGAGCCCGGGCTCGACGCCTGCGTGCTGAAGGATGGCGATCTCGACAACAACCTTGCCCGCGCCGTCGAGCGCATCGCCCGAGCGCGGGCGGCATGACCCGAGAACACGGATGAACGCACCCACTTCCGCCGCCAAGCCGGCCGAGCGCCTGAAAAAGCTGCGCGACGATTTCGTTTCCCATCTGCCCGGGCGGATCGGGCGCATGCGCGAAGTGCTCGGCGAGAGCGCGGTGCACGGCTGCGACTGCTGCAGGAATGAAGAGCTGCAGCGCCTGTTCCACAACCTCAAGGGCTCGGCTGCGGTGTTCGGCTTCGACGGCCTGCGCGAGATCGCGCTCGAAGGCGAGATCCTGGCCAACGGCTGCGACGACAGCACGCGCTGCCGCCAGGCGCTGGGCTTTGCGGTGGACCGCCTGGAGCGGGCGGCGCTCGAGATCGCGGGGGCGCCCGCGGCGGCCGAGGGCGGGGAGTTCCTCGGCTTCAACCTCGACAATGCGGGCCTGCCTGCGGCCGTCGATGCCTGCGGCCGGCTGATCTACGTATGTGACGACGATGCCGCATCGCTCGACCAGCTGGTGACCCAGGTGGGCTGCTTCGGCTACGAAGTCCGGGGCTTTCTCGACACCGGCGCGCTCGAGCGTGCGATCGATGGCCGCCGCCCGGATTGCGTGGTGATGGATATCCACTTTCCCGACAACCGCAATTCGGGCACCGAGTTCATGGCCGCCGTCAACCGGCGCTTCGACCCGCCGCTGAACACGGTCTTCATCTCCGCGCGCGACGACTTCGAGGCCCGCCTGCATGCGGTGCGGGCCGGCGGCACGTCCTACTTCCTGAAACCGGTGCGCTCGGCCGACCTTGCCGCGGTGCTCGACGAGATCACCCACGTCCAGCCGGTCGAGCCCTACCGCATCCTGGTGATCGACGATGAGCGGGAAGTGGCGGCCTACCACTGCATGATCCTCGAGGAAGCCGGGATGATGACGACGCGCGTCTCCGACCCGCTGCGGGCGCTGGAGGTGCTGGAGGCGTTCCGCCCCGACATGGTGCTGATGGACATGTACATGCCGGGGTGCTCGGGGACCGAGCTGGCGCAGGTGATCCGCCAGGTGCCGAGCCATTTCTCGCTGCCGATCCTGTTCTTCTCCAGCGAGTCGGACCAGCGCAAGCAGCGTGCGGCGATGCGCATCGGCGCCGACGGCTTCATGGTCAAGCCGATCGACCCGGTGGCGCTGGTGTCGGAAGTCGCGATCCGCGCCGAGCGCACCCGCGCCTTGCGCGCGCTGATCGTGCGCGACAGCCTGACCGGGCTGTTCAACCATTCGACGACGCTGTACATGCTCGAGAACGCGATCGCCGCCAGCGACCGCAACCGCACCGGGCTGTGTTTCGCGCTGATCGACATCGACCACTTCAAGCGCATCAACGACAGCTACGGCCACCGCGCCGGCGACCAGGTGATCGCTTCCCTGGCGCGGATGCTGAAGCAGCACTTCCGCAACTCGGACGTGATCGGCCGCCATGGTGGCGAAGAGTTCGCGGTGATCATGCCCTATGCCGCGCTCGACATGGCGGTGGCGCGCATCGACCAGCTCCGGACCCTGTTCGAGCGTGTCGAGTTTGCCGACGGCGCCCAGGCGTTCACCTGCACCTTCAGCGCCGGGGTGGCGCAGCACGTGGCCGGCAGCAGCCTCGCGAGCCTGTTCGGCGTGGCCGACCGGGCCTTGTACGGGGCCAAGCAGGGGGGGCGCAACCGCGTCCTCGCCTCGGTGAGCGAAGCGGTGGCGGCGTGAACACGGCGACGCTCGAGCAGGTGCTCGCGCTGCGCGGGTCGGTCGCGGCGCAGATCGTCGAAGTGGACGAGCCGATGGCCAAGCTGGTGGTGTTCGAGCTCGGCGGCGACCGCTTCGCCCTGCGCGGGGAATGCGTGCGCGAGATCCTTGCCGGGATGCCGGTGTTCTTCGTCCCCGGCTGCCCGGCGCAGATCGAAGGGGTGATCAACCTGCGCGGCAGCGTGGAGTCGGTGCTGCGCATCGACGATGCGCTCGGGTTTGCGCCGGAAAAGGGCGAAGGCGCCCGGGCGATGCTGCTGGTCGAGGCCGCGGGCATCCGCAGCGCGATCCGCGTCGAGCGTGTCGTCGACGTCCGCGACGTCCTCGAAAGCGCGATCGAGCCGCCGCCCGGAGCGCTTGCCGAAGCGCTGCAAGGCGTGGTCTGCGGGATTGTCGGCGCGGCGGATGGGCCGGCGCTGCTGCTCGATCCGGCGCTCCTGTTCGCTCGCCATGGCGGCAGCGCGGAGCGCTGAGGTGGGGCCCGGGGTGCCCGGCGCCGTGCTCGACGTCGTCCTGTTCCGTTCCGGGGTGGCGCTGTGCGGCATCGAGGCCCGCCATGTGGGGGCATCACGCCACCGTGGTGCCGATGGCGACGCGCCCGCCACCATCGAGTCCGTCCTCGGCCTGGCACCGGCCCGTCCGCGCGCGCCGGTGCGTCTGGTGCTGCGCGCTGCGGGCGGGATGCGGGAAGTGCTGGCGGACGGCCCGCTCGAGCTGCTCCGCGTCGAGGTGGCCGACATCGTGCCGTTGCCGCCCCTGATCGAGGCGATGAAGCGAAGCGCCACCCTGAAGGGGCTTGCCGTCGTCGGCGACCGGGTGCTGGCCTTGTTCGGACCGGCGGACGGCGGCGCCGGGTTTTGAGTGCCCCAGGCAGCGGCTTTGCCCTTTCCGCCCCCCGCAGGGGGCCGGAAAACCTGGGGCGGCCTGGCGTTTTCTTGCGCTGCGTCACCGGTCGGTCCGACGGTGACGTTCCCGGTCGCCGGCCGGCGTTCAGGCCGGGCCGGCGGGGACCAGCTGCGGATTGCCGGTCTCGGCGTTAACCCGGTTGCGCCCGCCCGCCTTGGCGCGGTAGAGCGCCTCGTCGGCACGGCGCAGCAGGGTTTCCGGCGCCACTTCCGGCGTCGGCACCGTTGCGGCGACGCCGATGCTGACGGTCACCCTGCCGTGGGGCGACAGCACGTGCGGCAGCGCCTGTGCGGCGACAGCATGGCACAGGATGTCGGCGAGCGCGGTGGCCTTTTCGAGATCCGACTCGGCACAGATCACCGCGAATTCTTCCCCACCGTAGCGCGCGACGAGGTCTCCGGCACGCTTGACGCAGGACTGGATCGCGTGGGCGACGCGGGTCAGGCACTCGTCACCGGCCTGATGGCCGTAGTGGTCGTTGTATTTCTTGAACAGGTCGATGTCGACCATCAGGATCGCCAGCGGCTGCGCCGTGCGCAGTGCCCGGGCCCATTCGCTGTGCAGCATTTCGTCGAAGTGGCGGCGGTTGGAAATGCCGGTCAGGCCGTCGGTGAGGGACAGCATGGCGAGCTTGTGGTTGGCCGCTTCGAGCTCTTCGGTGCGCTCCCTGACCTTGTGTTCGAGGGTTTCGGTATGACGCTTGAGCTGAGCCGCCACGCAGTCCATGGCATGGAACAGGGTGGCGACTTCGCGGATCGGGCCGGGTTCGCCCGACGTCCGCTGCCAGTTGCCGCGGGCGAGCCTGGAAGAGGCTCGGCTCAAGGCTCCCAGGGGGCGTGCCACCCAGTCGGCGGCGACCAGGCCGATCATCAGGCTGAGGATCATCACCGCCAGTGCCAGGTAGAGGATGTTGCGCAGCGTGTCGCTGGCCATGGCTTCGAAGTGTGAGGTCGGCAGGATCAGGCCGATGGTCAGGGTCGGCCCCTGCGCCAGCGCGAAGCTGTGCCATTCGAAGAGGAAATTCCCGCCGTCGATCGGAATGGATGCGCTGCCTTCGGGGTGCGCGGATGCCGTGAGGGTTCGGGCGGCGGCACGGATGAGCGGGCTGTCGCTTTCCGCGAGGGGGATGCGGACGGCCTCTTCGCCGTCGAGGCGGTAGATCGGAGCCAGCGCGGAGTTCGCCAGCAACAGGCCATTGGCTTCGGCAATGAAGGCGGTCGCGCGGGTGCCGGCGGTCAGCTCGCGCAGGAACTCGCTGAGCTGGGATAGCGCCACATCGGCGGTGGCGACGCCGATGAAGCTGCCGTGCGGGTCGAACAGCGGGGCGGACATGCCGATGCCCATGGTGTCGTAGGCCCCTTCGGCGTCGTTGATCGCATAGCGGTAGGCCGGGTACCAGGCCAGACTGCCCGAATCCAGGGCGGCTTCGAACCAGGGGCGGCGCCTGGCATCGAACCGGCCCTTGCCGGTAGACATCAGGCTTGTGCTCCGGCCCGTCTGATCGGTACGGAAAATGTGCATCACGTAGTCGTCGGAGATGCGTGAGTGGAGCATCCGCAAGGCCTTGTCGGCACCGTGCGGCGGGCGGCTGGCGGCGTAGTATTCGCCGTCCGCCATGCCCATCGAAACGAAGGTGAGCAGCGGCTGTTGACGGATCTGGGAAAGGAAGCCGCGCATCAGGTCTTCGGGTTTTTCGTGCCGCAGCAGGCCGGCCCGAGCCTGCTCGATGTTGAAAGCGACGAAATGCCGCGGCACTTCGAAAAAGGCGGCTACGCGATCGTGCAGGCGGTCGCCGATTTCCCGCGCCAGCGCCTGGCTGAAGCGCTCGGTCGATTGCTGGGCAGTGCGGTAGGACACCCACCCGCCGATCGCGAGGATGGGCAGGAGCGCCAGCAGCGACGCTCCCGTCAGGAAGGCGCGGATGCCGATCCGGGTCCTTGCCGGAAGAAACGGCGGCGCCGGGTTAGCACTGCGGCCGCGCCCGAAAGCTCCGCTGCGGTATAGCAGCAGGAGCGCCAGGGTGAGGCTGATCGCGCTGCCGCCGGCATAGATACGGGTGCGGCGTGCTGCGGCCTCGGTATCGTCCGCTGGCGGGGCCGCGGCCAGTCGCCATCGGCCGCCCGCCGGCAGCGCGACGTCTACTGCGACATGGGGGCGTCGGAACAGGTCGGGGTCGCCGTGGAAGGGAGGGCCTTGTGCGCCGCTGCCCTCGCGGCCGCGGATTGCCAGGGTCAAAGGCAAGGCGGGAGAGGACAGGCCCGCGTCCTCGAGGATGCCTTCCAACTCGACGACGGAAGATACCATCCCCCAGAGCTCTCCCGGCTCGCCAGCGGTGGCGGGGTGGAAGACGGGGGTGCGTACGATCAGCCCGGGGCGCCCGCTCTGCACCAGCGACAGGGGGCCAGCAATCACGGTGGTGCGCCGCTCGATCGCGCGCCGCACCCCTTCCATCTGTTCCGGGCGCGAGTCGAAATGCATCCCCAGCACGGCTTCGTTGCCCTCGAGCGGGTGGACGAACACAACCTCCAGGCCGCGCGACACGGCGACGTTGATGATCCGCCGGTGGTCGTTGATGAGCTTTTCGGCGAGGGGTCGCAGCTTTTCTGCGGTGACGGTGCGTTCGGGGAGGATGGCTGCGGCCACATCGTGGTTCAGCTGCACCAGTGCGGACAGCGTGCGTTCAAGCTGGAATGCCGCGGCCTGGAGGCGGACTTCGATCCGGCTCGACTGCGACCGCTCGCCCAGCCGGCGGTCGTATTGTGCGATGGCTACGGTCAGCGCCGTGCCCAGGCAAAGGACCAGGAGCACGCTCGCCCATACCCTCACTCCGAGGTGACGAAAGCCCGGCACGGATCGAATCCTGTCATGTGATGACGTCCAGCATATCAGCCACCGTAGATGGAGTGAATGCGGATCGGCATCGCATGATCGCGCCCGGAATGGTGGCGCTGGGTGATCGGGGTGGAGCCGGGAGCGGTTGCCGGTCCGGAGAGCCTAGCTGGCGCGCATCCGGCGTTTGGCTTCGTGGTAAGCCTGGGCCTCGATGCTGAGGGTGGCCGTGGGGCGGGCGAGCAGGC
Proteins encoded in this window:
- a CDS encoding chemotaxis protein CheW yields the protein MNTATLEQVLALRGSVAAQIVEVDEPMAKLVVFELGGDRFALRGECVREILAGMPVFFVPGCPAQIEGVINLRGSVESVLRIDDALGFAPEKGEGARAMLLVEAAGIRSAIRVERVVDVRDVLESAIEPPPGALAEALQGVVCGIVGAADGPALLLDPALLFARHGGSAER
- a CDS encoding diguanylate cyclase — encoded protein: MLLVLCLGTALTVAIAQYDRRLGERSQSSRIEVRLQAAAFQLERTLSALVQLNHDVAAAILPERTVTAEKLRPLAEKLINDHRRIINVAVSRGLEVVFVHPLEGNEAVLGMHFDSRPEQMEGVRRAIERRTTVIAGPLSLVQSGRPGLIVRTPVFHPATAGEPGELWGMVSSVVELEGILEDAGLSSPALPLTLAIRGREGSGAQGPPFHGDPDLFRRPHVAVDVALPAGGRWRLAAAPPADDTEAAARRTRIYAGGSAISLTLALLLLYRSGAFGRGRSANPAPPFLPARTRIGIRAFLTGASLLALLPILAIGGWVSYRTAQQSTERFSQALAREIGDRLHDRVAAFFEVPRHFVAFNIEQARAGLLRHEKPEDLMRGFLSQIRQQPLLTFVSMGMADGEYYAASRPPHGADKALRMLHSRISDDYVMHIFRTDQTGRSTSLMSTGKGRFDARRRPWFEAALDSGSLAWYPAYRYAINDAEGAYDTMGIGMSAPLFDPHGSFIGVATADVALSQLSEFLRELTAGTRATAFIAEANGLLLANSALAPIYRLDGEEAVRIPLAESDSPLIRAAARTLTASAHPEGSASIPIDGGNFLFEWHSFALAQGPTLTIGLILPTSHFEAMASDTLRNILYLALAVMILSLMIGLVAADWVARPLGALSRASSRLARGNWQRTSGEPGPIREVATLFHAMDCVAAQLKRHTETLEHKVRERTEELEAANHKLAMLSLTDGLTGISNRRHFDEMLHSEWARALRTAQPLAILMVDIDLFKKYNDHYGHQAGDECLTRVAHAIQSCVKRAGDLVARYGGEEFAVICAESDLEKATALADILCHAVAAQALPHVLSPHGRVTVSIGVAATVPTPEVAPETLLRRADEALYRAKAGGRNRVNAETGNPQLVPAGPA